In one Streptomyces venezuelae genomic region, the following are encoded:
- a CDS encoding GntR family transcriptional regulator — protein MPPQNTQPKYRQIADYLREGILNGTYPAGQPLPSEETLAKQFGVTRPTVRQGLTELRASGLVEVIMGRGTFARSPQSRPSHTRPRGIRRTPDGGYVEADGIRWANAEPPVATRTDAPLALADLLRIPPGEPMFTYDALQTADNGRLRQLHRTYVPFSVLIDTKYEEEAPPPAPELYASLADLGHELHFTEYIRTRMPLPDQAQALRLPEGVPLLHIIRVTLSATEKPLALEEFHLPGDDLELSFRL, from the coding sequence ATGCCGCCACAGAACACGCAGCCGAAGTACCGGCAGATCGCCGACTACCTGCGCGAAGGCATCCTGAACGGCACCTACCCGGCCGGCCAGCCGCTCCCCTCCGAGGAGACATTGGCCAAGCAGTTCGGCGTGACGCGCCCCACGGTCCGTCAGGGCCTCACCGAGCTGCGAGCATCCGGCCTCGTCGAGGTCATCATGGGGCGGGGCACGTTCGCCCGCTCACCCCAGAGCCGCCCCAGCCATACGCGCCCGCGCGGCATCCGACGCACGCCGGATGGAGGCTACGTCGAGGCCGACGGCATCCGATGGGCCAACGCCGAACCCCCCGTAGCCACCCGTACGGATGCCCCGCTCGCGCTTGCCGACCTGTTGCGCATCCCGCCGGGCGAGCCGATGTTCACGTACGACGCGTTGCAGACCGCCGACAACGGCCGTCTCCGCCAACTCCACCGCACGTACGTGCCGTTCTCCGTATTGATCGACACCAAGTACGAAGAGGAAGCGCCCCCGCCGGCCCCAGAGCTCTACGCATCACTCGCAGACCTGGGCCACGAACTCCACTTCACGGAGTACATCCGCACCCGCATGCCACTCCCGGACCAGGCCCAGGCGCTCAGGCTCCCCGAAGGCGTCCCCCTGCTCCACATCATCCGCGTGACACTCAGCGCGACAGAGAAGCCGCTCGCCCTGGAGGAATTCCACCTTCCAGGCGACGACTTGGAGCTTTCCTTCAGGCTGTAG
- a CDS encoding FtsK/SpoIIIE domain-containing protein: protein MLASTASAGTTWPSWFLVVAAVLVSGLLLAGPALRRRYPVACWLLFGFPVACCRVIRTWRPLMAGCGLAVSRRPALTVVSGLVGKGAPPPQPLVPRFGFIRPTAGGFWLLARLLPGQVPDDFVKAAPAMAEAWEVHAVRVLSQKPGTVRITASVTDPLAYPRIPKQREPVQLLRVAVGALETGAAWVIDLRRIPHWLIVGATRSGKSTLINALVAGLAPQPVALVGVDCKGGMELSLYEPRLSALATNREQAVRLLAALVDLTLDRMTVCRAARARNIWGLPEQERPVPVVVIVDEIAELFLIASRNEKDEAHAAGTALIRLAQLGAALGVFLVVAGQRVGSDLGPGVTALRAQLGGRVCHRVADPGTAEMALGDLNPDALKAAQAITPEQAGTAVLASGDGWERARSHLITEADAEAIAAGYAHLTPHLPELLDAK from the coding sequence ATGCTGGCCTCCACCGCTTCGGCTGGAACGACCTGGCCGAGCTGGTTCCTGGTGGTGGCCGCAGTGCTGGTGTCGGGCCTGCTCCTCGCAGGCCCGGCCCTGCGCCGCCGCTACCCAGTCGCTTGCTGGCTCCTATTCGGGTTCCCGGTCGCGTGCTGCCGCGTCATCCGCACGTGGCGTCCGCTGATGGCCGGGTGCGGCCTGGCTGTGAGTCGCCGTCCTGCTCTGACGGTCGTGTCGGGGCTCGTCGGCAAGGGGGCGCCTCCGCCTCAGCCGTTGGTGCCCCGGTTCGGGTTCATACGGCCGACTGCCGGCGGCTTCTGGTTGCTGGCGCGTCTTCTTCCTGGCCAGGTGCCGGACGACTTCGTCAAGGCGGCGCCTGCCATGGCTGAAGCCTGGGAGGTCCATGCGGTCCGGGTCCTTTCCCAGAAGCCGGGAACGGTCCGGATCACGGCCTCGGTCACCGATCCGTTGGCGTACCCGCGCATACCGAAGCAGCGGGAGCCCGTTCAGCTTCTCCGCGTTGCGGTCGGTGCGCTGGAGACCGGCGCCGCATGGGTGATCGACCTGCGCCGCATACCGCACTGGCTGATCGTCGGCGCCACCCGGTCCGGGAAGTCCACCCTAATCAACGCGCTCGTGGCGGGCCTGGCGCCGCAACCCGTCGCCCTGGTCGGCGTCGACTGCAAGGGCGGCATGGAACTGTCGCTGTACGAACCGCGGTTATCGGCGCTCGCAACCAACCGTGAGCAAGCCGTCAGGCTCCTGGCCGCGCTGGTCGACCTCACCCTCGACCGCATGACCGTCTGCCGTGCGGCTCGTGCCCGGAACATCTGGGGCCTCCCGGAGCAGGAGCGGCCGGTCCCGGTGGTCGTCATCGTCGACGAGATTGCGGAACTGTTCCTCATCGCGAGCAGGAACGAGAAGGACGAAGCGCACGCGGCCGGTACGGCGCTGATCCGGCTCGCCCAACTCGGCGCGGCGCTCGGCGTCTTCCTCGTCGTCGCCGGCCAACGCGTCGGCTCCGACCTGGGGCCCGGAGTCACGGCCCTACGTGCCCAGCTCGGCGGGCGAGTCTGCCACCGCGTCGCCGACCCCGGCACAGCAGAGATGGCCCTGGGTGACCTCAACCCCGACGCTCTCAAGGCAGCGCAGGCGATCACGCCGGAACAAGCCGGTACCGCTGTGCTGGCCTCCGGCGACGGCTGGGAACGCGCCCGCTCCCACCTGATCACCGAAGCGGACGCGGAAGCCATAGCGGCCGGGTACGCGCACCTCACCCCGCACCTTCCCGAACTGCTGGACGCGAAGTGA
- a CDS encoding restriction endonuclease, with amino-acid sequence MQQPDARNKTINPSAYNALADALWLIYWNKDPFELYVRGMLKDHSELLPQLNFQATKREVCGQLVKLLRANETRYLDVTVALMLDIAAMDRFPNLERQVDSDVMVAKATAAVEELRRWTGKQQDIIKEHEEHAAAIAESAKKDQDGRVFAQAHDDLKQRFIVMHAATDKHQRGTDFEGFINELFALYDLEPRAAYIMEYEQIDGAFSFDTDHYVLEAKWWKERIGRRELDVFKANIERKGKNTLGLYVSMSGFTSDALAIYSLSTPFITMDGGDFMAVLDQRIRLDNLMTHKRKHASQTGHCYLPVSEIFSRME; translated from the coding sequence GTGCAGCAGCCTGATGCCCGCAACAAGACGATCAACCCCAGCGCGTACAACGCACTGGCCGACGCACTCTGGTTGATCTACTGGAACAAAGATCCCTTTGAGCTGTACGTCCGCGGGATGCTGAAAGATCACAGCGAGCTCCTGCCGCAGCTCAACTTCCAGGCCACCAAGCGCGAAGTCTGCGGCCAGTTGGTCAAACTGCTGCGGGCCAATGAGACCCGGTACCTGGACGTGACCGTGGCGCTCATGCTCGACATTGCCGCCATGGATCGATTTCCGAACCTCGAACGACAGGTCGATAGTGACGTCATGGTGGCCAAGGCCACGGCGGCCGTCGAGGAACTGCGCCGCTGGACTGGCAAGCAGCAGGACATCATCAAGGAACACGAGGAGCACGCAGCGGCCATAGCCGAGAGTGCGAAGAAGGACCAGGACGGCCGGGTCTTCGCCCAAGCTCATGACGACCTGAAGCAACGGTTCATCGTGATGCACGCGGCAACCGACAAGCATCAGCGGGGGACTGACTTCGAGGGCTTCATCAACGAGCTGTTCGCCCTGTACGACTTGGAGCCGCGGGCGGCCTACATCATGGAGTACGAGCAGATCGATGGCGCATTCTCCTTCGACACTGACCACTACGTTCTTGAGGCCAAGTGGTGGAAGGAGCGCATCGGTCGACGGGAGCTGGACGTCTTCAAAGCCAACATCGAGCGCAAGGGCAAGAATACCCTCGGCTTGTACGTCAGCATGAGCGGCTTCACCTCCGATGCCCTGGCGATCTACAGCCTTAGCACGCCGTTCATCACGATGGACGGCGGCGACTTCATGGCTGTGCTGGACCAACGCATCCGCCTCGACAACCTGATGACCCACAAGAGGAAGCACGCCAGCCAGACTGGTCACTGCTATCTGCCCGTCTCCGAGATCTTCTCGAGGATGGAATAA
- a CDS encoding helix-turn-helix transcriptional regulator: protein MARDARTKSAELLTVRQVLDELGGISRRTFYRWRELRIAPACIRLPNGELRVRRDVLNDWLEERAEGVAS, encoded by the coding sequence GTGGCGCGTGACGCCCGTACGAAATCGGCCGAACTCCTCACCGTTCGGCAGGTGCTCGATGAGCTTGGCGGCATCTCCCGGCGCACCTTCTACCGCTGGCGGGAGCTCCGTATCGCCCCGGCCTGCATACGGCTGCCGAACGGTGAGCTGCGGGTTCGGCGCGACGTGCTCAACGACTGGTTGGAGGAGCGGGCGGAGGGGGTGGCCTCGTGA
- a CDS encoding YceI family protein, protein MGIFSRRQTATIEPPSAGGLGASGAYTSTSGGVALDSALRGLTGQWTIDGPHSRVGFSVRHAMVTTVRGAFADYDSTLYFDGDRPSASRAEIVIRVASVDTGVEQRDAHLVGTDFFDARRFPEMVFRSTSTVHEGGETFRMAGDLTIRDVTRPVELQLDYLGSVVDPFGFERVGFDGTTTIDRTDWGLVYNQRLAAGGTMVSEKVRLQFDISAIRATS, encoded by the coding sequence GTGGGCATCTTCAGCCGTCGCCAGACCGCCACCATCGAGCCGCCGTCGGCCGGCGGCCTCGGTGCGTCCGGTGCGTACACCTCCACCAGCGGCGGTGTCGCGCTCGACTCCGCGCTGCGCGGCCTGACGGGGCAGTGGACCATCGACGGTCCGCACAGCCGCGTCGGGTTCTCCGTGCGGCACGCGATGGTGACGACCGTCCGGGGCGCCTTCGCCGACTACGACAGCACGCTGTACTTCGACGGCGACCGGCCCTCCGCGTCGCGGGCCGAGATCGTCATCCGGGTCGCCAGCGTCGACACGGGCGTGGAGCAGCGGGACGCGCACCTCGTCGGCACCGACTTCTTCGACGCGCGCCGCTTCCCGGAGATGGTGTTCCGCAGCACCTCCACCGTCCACGAGGGCGGGGAGACCTTCCGCATGGCCGGGGACCTGACCATCCGCGACGTCACCCGTCCCGTCGAGCTGCAACTCGACTACCTGGGGTCGGTCGTGGACCCCTTCGGCTTCGAGCGGGTCGGGTTCGACGGCACCACCACCATCGACCGGACCGACTGGGGGCTGGTCTACAACCAGCGCCTCGCCGCGGGCGGCACGATGGTCAGCGAGAAGGTGCGGCTGCAGTTCGACATCTCCGCGATTCGGGCCACCTCATGA
- a CDS encoding IS5 family transposase (programmed frameshift) produces MPLTDVQWARIEPLLPDRTPMRGGRWRDHREVIDAIAFKFQTGTQWVHLPEKYGNWRGVYNRLRMWAIDGTWERVFTALMAQADAGEDLDWAVSVDSTIVRAHQHAAGARKKGPPAGEPDDHAIGRSRGGLTTKIHLAADARCRPLAFVLTAGQAGDAPAFTDVMARLRVPRRRGRPRTRPDVVLADKAYSSRAIREHLRRRGIRAVIPVPADQRGHRLRRGSQGGRPPAFDREAYKQRNTVERCINRLKQWRGIATRYEKTATIYLAGLHIAGIFLWSAR; encoded by the exons GTGCCGTTAACTGACGTGCAGTGGGCGCGGATCGAGCCGTTGCTTCCGGACCGGACGCCGATGCGGGGTGGCCGCTGGCGGGATCACCGGGAGGTGATCGACGCGATCGCCTTCAAGTTCCAGACCGGAACCCAGTGGGTGCACCTGCCGGAGAAGTACGGCAACTGGCGAGGCGTCTACAACCGGCTGCGAATGTGGGCCATCGACGGCACCTGGGAGCGCGTCTTCACCGCGCTGATGGCCCAGGCTGACGCTGGCGAGGACCTCGACTGGGCAGTCTCAGTGGACTCCACGATCGTGCGGGCCCACCAGCACGCGGCTGGGGCCCGCAAAAAGGGGC CCCCAGCCGGCGAACCCGACGACCACGCCATCGGCCGCTCCCGGGGCGGGCTGACCACCAAGATCCACCTCGCTGCCGATGCCCGCTGCCGACCCCTGGCGTTCGTCCTAACCGCCGGACAGGCGGGCGATGCACCGGCCTTCACCGATGTCATGGCCCGCCTGCGTGTTCCCCGACGACGCGGTCGGCCGCGCACCAGACCGGACGTGGTCCTGGCCGACAAGGCCTATTCCTCCCGGGCGATCCGCGAACACCTGCGCCGGCGCGGCATCCGTGCCGTGATCCCCGTCCCCGCCGACCAGCGCGGCCACCGACTACGGCGCGGCAGCCAAGGAGGCAGACCACCGGCCTTCGACCGCGAGGCCTACAAGCAGCGCAACACCGTCGAACGGTGCATCAACCGCCTCAAGCAATGGCGAGGCATCGCCACCCGCTACGAGAAGACAGCGACCATCTACCTGGCCGGACTCCACATCGCCGGCATCTTCCTCTGGTCCGCACGATGA
- a CDS encoding helix-turn-helix domain-containing protein has product MPPQERFDWWFGLKSASPIATTLRSDFTDDFPVAVDHVDLGAATLTTMSYPSAEVRRTARHIRRGDPGSLQVSLTLQGLSGFEQAGRNVRFGAGNFLLYESSSPFEGWMRRHDESGAPTRSIVATLPMHLLPFPADRLPDLVSRPLSGREGFGALLSHFMCQVVDDPGQFGDTPATSDRLTHTLVDLVGHLAAQYMDVERSLPAESRTRALLLRVQSHVRRHLRDPGLNPDSIAAAHHISTRYLHRLFQEQGLTVSSWIRQLRLERCRRALANPALAGVPVGAIAARWGFTQPAVFTRAFRAAYGLTPSEVRARTLLSDGSALAVNKSAPMVNDVG; this is encoded by the coding sequence GTGCCCCCGCAGGAGCGGTTCGACTGGTGGTTCGGGCTGAAGTCCGCTTCGCCGATCGCCACGACGTTGCGCAGTGACTTCACCGACGATTTCCCCGTCGCCGTCGATCACGTGGACCTGGGCGCCGCGACGCTGACCACCATGTCGTATCCCTCGGCCGAGGTGCGTCGGACGGCTCGGCACATTCGCAGAGGGGATCCCGGGAGTTTGCAGGTCTCGCTCACCTTGCAGGGGCTCAGCGGGTTCGAGCAGGCCGGGCGGAACGTGCGTTTCGGGGCCGGGAACTTTCTGTTGTACGAGTCGTCCTCGCCCTTCGAGGGGTGGATGCGGCGGCACGACGAGAGCGGCGCCCCGACTCGTAGCATCGTGGCCACGCTGCCCATGCATCTGCTGCCGTTTCCGGCCGACCGGCTTCCCGACCTCGTCTCGCGGCCCCTGTCCGGTCGCGAAGGGTTCGGGGCTCTGCTTTCCCACTTCATGTGCCAAGTCGTCGACGACCCAGGGCAGTTCGGGGATACGCCCGCCACTTCCGACCGGCTCACCCATACGCTCGTCGACCTCGTGGGGCATCTCGCCGCCCAGTACATGGACGTCGAACGGTCGTTACCTGCCGAGAGTCGTACGCGCGCCCTGTTGCTGCGGGTGCAGAGTCATGTCCGACGGCATCTGCGCGATCCCGGCCTCAATCCCGACAGCATCGCCGCCGCGCATCACATCTCCACTCGGTACTTGCACCGGCTCTTTCAGGAGCAGGGGCTGACCGTGTCCTCCTGGATACGGCAGTTGCGCCTCGAGCGGTGCCGTCGGGCGCTGGCCAATCCCGCCCTCGCCGGCGTGCCCGTCGGCGCCATCGCGGCCCGCTGGGGGTTCACCCAGCCCGCCGTCTTCACCCGCGCGTTCCGGGCCGCGTACGGGCTCACTCCCAGCGAGGTCCGCGCGCGCACGCTGCTGAGCGACGGGAGTGCGCTGGCGGTCAACAAGAGTGCGCCCATGGTCAACGACGTCGGGTGA
- a CDS encoding WD40 repeat domain-containing protein, protein MLDLDFSPDGSLLVTVGEEDGTVLFWDWATRQLVGEPLSGYQGNICGVQFSPDGRFIATIDNDGTVRLWDPTTHQPLGEPLVDQENPAHCLNFSPDSRLLVTGGEDGTVRLWDPTTRQLLGEPLTGHQDRVWIAEFSPNSTLLATAGEDATARLWDPDTGRPVGEPLTGHQGIVWEMEFLSDGSLLATASEDGTVRLWNPATGQPVGDPLVGHQGRVFSMVSSPDGFLATAGEDGTVRLWNPFTREPIGEPLIGHQGEAYCLAISSGGSFLASSGEDGTVLLYERRAFPVRPVDSLAVKAVMRAAQEGSMMALPPLRSTGQVHAVAFSPDGSILATAGQDGTARLWDPATRQPVGGPLVGHQGTVHALAFSPDGGILATAGQDGTVRLWNPATRQPVGGPLVGHQGTVHALAFSPDGSILATAGEGEDVTVRLWHMTIHQPVGKPLVGHQGTVHAVAFSPDGNVFATAGQDGTVRLWNPITRQSASGTLTGHPGRVRDVAFSPNSRFVATASQDTVRLWNRSTHLTLNVGQCQVLWLAFSPDSSLIATASEDGVVRLWDPGTRRPIGQPLTGHQKAVWDGAFSPDGSLLATVGDDHTIRLWTTPVIHSARYKRKGHGNG, encoded by the coding sequence GTGCTTGACCTGGATTTTTCGCCCGACGGATCCCTCCTAGTTACGGTCGGCGAAGAGGACGGGACAGTTCTGTTCTGGGACTGGGCTACCCGCCAACTCGTCGGCGAACCCCTCAGCGGCTATCAAGGCAACATTTGTGGAGTGCAATTCTCGCCTGACGGCCGCTTCATTGCCACGATCGACAATGACGGGACAGTACGGCTCTGGGACCCGACGACCCACCAACCCCTCGGTGAACCTCTCGTCGACCAGGAAAATCCTGCTCACTGTTTGAACTTTTCACCCGACAGTCGTCTCCTTGTCACTGGTGGTGAGGACGGGACGGTTCGATTGTGGGACCCGACGACGCGCCAGCTACTTGGCGAACCACTCACCGGCCACCAAGATCGGGTCTGGATTGCGGAGTTCTCGCCCAATAGCACACTGTTGGCGACGGCCGGAGAGGATGCGACAGCGAGGCTGTGGGACCCGGACACGGGCCGGCCGGTTGGTGAACCCCTCACTGGCCACCAAGGCATCGTGTGGGAAATGGAGTTCTTGTCAGATGGCTCGCTCCTCGCGACAGCTAGCGAGGACGGGACAGTGCGGCTGTGGAATCCGGCCACCGGTCAGCCCGTAGGTGATCCCCTCGTAGGCCATCAAGGCCGCGTCTTCTCGATGGTCTCATCGCCCGACGGCTTCCTCGCCACGGCTGGCGAGGACGGGACGGTGCGCCTGTGGAACCCTTTCACGCGCGAACCAATTGGCGAACCGCTCATTGGTCACCAAGGTGAGGCCTACTGTCTAGCCATCTCCTCGGGCGGCAGCTTTCTCGCAAGCTCAGGTGAGGACGGCACGGTCCTGCTGTACGAGCGACGTGCGTTCCCAGTGCGACCAGTTGATTCCCTTGCGGTAAAGGCTGTGATGCGTGCTGCTCAGGAAGGCAGCATGATGGCCTTGCCCCCTTTAAGATCCACGGGCCAAGTTCACGCTGTGGCGTTCTCACCTGACGGCAGCATCCTCGCCACTGCTGGCCAGGACGGGACGGCACGGCTGTGGGATCCGGCCACTCGCCAGCCCGTAGGTGGACCGCTCGTCGGCCATCAGGGCACGGTTCACGCTCTGGCGTTCTCACCCGACGGCGGCATCCTCGCCACTGCTGGCCAGGACGGGACAGTACGGCTGTGGAATCCGGCCACTCGCCAGCCCGTAGGTGGACCGCTCGTCGGCCATCAGGGCACGGTTCACGCTCTGGCGTTCTCACCCGACGGCAGCATCCTCGCCACTGCTGGCGAGGGCGAGGATGTAACGGTGCGGCTCTGGCACATGACCATCCACCAGCCTGTAGGCAAGCCGCTTGTCGGCCATCAGGGCACGGTTCATGCTGTGGCGTTCTCACCTGACGGCAACGTATTCGCCACTGCCGGCCAGGACGGGACCGTACGTCTTTGGAACCCGATCACTCGCCAGTCCGCCAGCGGAACACTCACCGGCCATCCGGGAAGGGTGCGCGATGTGGCGTTTTCGCCGAACAGTCGCTTTGTCGCCACCGCCAGTCAGGACACAGTACGGCTGTGGAATCGATCCACCCACCTCACGCTCAACGTGGGCCAATGCCAGGTCTTGTGGTTGGCGTTTTCCCCTGACAGCTCCCTAATCGCCACGGCCAGCGAAGATGGCGTGGTGCGTCTGTGGGATCCCGGTACCCGCCGGCCCATCGGCCAACCTCTCACTGGCCACCAGAAGGCGGTCTGGGATGGTGCGTTCTCGCCCGACGGTTCCCTTCTCGCCACGGTCGGCGACGACCACACGATCCGACTGTGGACGACTCCCGTGATACATAGCGCTCGGTACAAACGGAAAGGGCATGGAAATGGCTAG
- a CDS encoding replication initiator, with product MTTSSLTLPKDVSALIDRAGEPGFEAWRRQIIRLGGCANPIHLVGTATVVDSSTGEALLSYDSDVYGGRLLTACGNRRATVCPTCARIYQADTYQLIRAGLVGGKNVGEEVGGHPRVFATLTAPGFGPVHTRRERDGRVRACRPRKSGEPCPHGSPAGCHARHSDDDPRLGEPFCPRCYDYAGAVLWQAQSGGLWHRFVLELRREIARTAGVSRGEFGESARLSYAKVAEYQRRGLVHFHAVIRLDGPEGANSAPPGWATTALLLQAVRGATERVRLQAPGPDIVGPRLLRFGEQIDVRPISAFGAGERLTSAAVAGYIAKYATKGAETAGAVDGRIHGARDLVLLPVRAHVLRMISTCWWLGGLPDFAPLGLRRWAHMLGYGGHFSSKSRRYSTTLTALRQARAEHRAEEQRTALGVGSRPTVTVGEWRYAGRGYSPEAALLAASVREGGASRGA from the coding sequence ATGACCACGTCTTCCCTGACCCTCCCGAAGGACGTCTCCGCGCTGATCGACAGGGCCGGAGAGCCGGGCTTCGAGGCCTGGCGACGCCAGATCATCCGCCTCGGGGGCTGCGCCAACCCGATTCACCTCGTCGGCACCGCCACGGTCGTCGACTCGTCGACTGGCGAGGCCCTCCTCTCGTACGACTCGGACGTCTACGGCGGCCGACTGCTCACCGCCTGCGGCAACCGTCGGGCGACGGTCTGCCCGACGTGCGCCCGCATCTACCAGGCGGACACGTACCAACTGATCCGTGCCGGACTGGTCGGCGGCAAGAACGTGGGGGAGGAAGTCGGTGGCCACCCTCGGGTGTTCGCGACGCTCACCGCTCCTGGCTTCGGCCCGGTCCACACTCGCCGGGAGCGCGACGGCCGCGTGCGGGCTTGCCGACCCCGCAAGTCCGGGGAGCCCTGCCCGCATGGATCGCCCGCCGGGTGCCACGCACGGCACTCGGACGACGACCCGCGGCTCGGGGAACCTTTCTGCCCGCGCTGTTACGACTACGCCGGAGCCGTGCTCTGGCAGGCGCAATCAGGCGGACTCTGGCACCGCTTCGTCCTGGAGCTGCGCCGCGAGATCGCCCGGACGGCTGGAGTCTCCCGCGGGGAGTTCGGCGAGAGCGCCCGGCTGTCGTACGCCAAGGTCGCCGAGTACCAACGGCGCGGACTGGTCCACTTCCATGCCGTCATCCGCCTCGACGGCCCGGAGGGGGCCAACTCGGCTCCGCCAGGCTGGGCCACGACTGCCCTGCTCTTGCAGGCTGTCCGTGGTGCTACCGAGAGGGTGCGGCTCCAGGCTCCCGGACCGGACATTGTCGGCCCGCGTTTGCTGAGGTTCGGAGAGCAGATCGACGTACGCCCTATCTCCGCCTTCGGGGCGGGGGAGCGGCTGACCTCGGCGGCTGTCGCCGGATACATCGCCAAGTACGCGACGAAGGGAGCCGAGACCGCCGGCGCGGTGGACGGTCGTATTCACGGGGCGCGGGACCTGGTCCTGTTACCCGTACGCGCCCACGTGCTCCGCATGATCAGCACGTGCTGGTGGCTCGGTGGCCTGCCGGACTTCGCGCCGCTCGGCTTACGACGCTGGGCGCACATGCTCGGCTACGGCGGCCACTTCTCCAGCAAGTCGCGTCGCTACTCCACCACTCTGACCGCACTCCGGCAGGCTCGCGCAGAGCATCGTGCGGAGGAGCAGCGAACCGCCCTCGGTGTCGGCTCGCGGCCCACGGTCACCGTCGGCGAGTGGCGCTACGCCGGGCGCGGCTACTCGCCGGAAGCGGCACTCCTGGCTGCTTCGGTACGGGAGGGCGGTGCTTCCCGTGGCGCGTGA
- a CDS encoding bifunctional DNA primase/polymerase, with protein MTTRGVEWLSAAADDPADCRATWADDPRAPYALAAGRFFDVVTVEQRVGMETFDQLLHRGLPFGPVVLDHKARRVGFLLGSRSQETFLHYLAQEDGTPPTYRYLGHGSVVVVPGPMPMSGDRYQWLRAPARRPIANPLRPVALATMLVASTELLIRVDRYGERYPSEAALALPTFEGTATDAG; from the coding sequence ATGACCACCAGAGGCGTCGAATGGCTCTCCGCGGCGGCAGACGATCCGGCCGACTGCCGGGCGACCTGGGCGGACGACCCACGCGCACCGTACGCGCTGGCGGCCGGCCGCTTCTTCGACGTGGTGACGGTCGAACAGCGGGTCGGCATGGAGACCTTCGATCAACTTCTGCACCGGGGACTTCCGTTCGGCCCGGTAGTACTCGACCACAAGGCCCGGCGAGTGGGTTTCCTCCTCGGCTCGCGGAGTCAGGAGACCTTCCTTCACTACCTCGCCCAGGAAGACGGCACGCCCCCCACGTACCGCTACCTGGGTCACGGCTCGGTGGTCGTCGTCCCGGGACCGATGCCTATGAGCGGCGACCGCTACCAGTGGCTCCGGGCGCCGGCTCGACGCCCAATCGCCAACCCGCTACGTCCAGTCGCTTTGGCCACGATGCTGGTTGCCTCCACCGAGCTGCTCATCCGTGTGGACCGGTACGGCGAGCGCTACCCGTCTGAGGCTGCACTCGCCCTCCCCACCTTCGAGGGGACTGCGACCGATGCGGGATGA
- a CDS encoding aminoglycoside phosphotransferase family protein gives MISGSGEGTGSSDAEFTAKGLEPVLREACATAGLDYRGAELLRLGSNAVYRLTSLPVIVRIARDPAVEAEMARAVGVARWLEEQDFPATRVPASIAQPLVVGGLVATFWQSVQETEEYATVGELADLLRRLHWLEEPAFLGLPYFDPLAKLATSLEGLDGIPGEDRTFLEERAARLAKDYDRLDFVLPFGMIHGDANIGNILRHRDGHAVLIDLDGFALAPREWDLIQTAIFYDRYGWHTKAEYAEFVHRYGFDLMNWPGYETLADLRELMMVGWLGHQVATSERSAAEFARRVHSLRTGEGRDEWGPF, from the coding sequence ATGATCTCGGGTAGCGGCGAGGGAACGGGCAGCAGTGACGCGGAGTTCACGGCGAAGGGCCTGGAGCCTGTCCTCCGGGAGGCATGCGCGACTGCCGGACTCGACTACCGCGGCGCCGAGTTGCTGCGGCTCGGATCGAACGCGGTCTATCGCCTCACGTCGTTACCGGTCATCGTCCGCATCGCGCGTGATCCGGCGGTTGAAGCGGAGATGGCCCGGGCGGTGGGGGTGGCCCGGTGGCTTGAGGAGCAGGACTTCCCGGCCACGCGTGTGCCGGCTTCCATCGCTCAACCGCTCGTCGTCGGTGGCCTGGTGGCCACCTTCTGGCAGAGCGTCCAGGAGACCGAGGAGTACGCGACGGTCGGTGAGCTGGCCGACCTCTTGCGCCGCTTGCACTGGCTCGAAGAGCCTGCGTTTCTGGGCCTGCCGTACTTCGACCCGCTGGCCAAGCTGGCGACGTCGCTCGAAGGGCTCGACGGCATCCCGGGGGAGGACCGAACGTTCCTGGAGGAGCGAGCGGCGAGGCTCGCCAAGGACTACGACCGACTGGACTTCGTCCTTCCCTTCGGCATGATCCACGGTGACGCCAATATCGGGAACATCCTCCGCCACCGGGACGGGCACGCTGTGCTCATCGACCTGGACGGCTTCGCCCTTGCTCCGCGTGAGTGGGACCTGATTCAGACGGCGATCTTCTACGACCGGTACGGCTGGCATACAAAGGCGGAGTACGCCGAGTTCGTACACCGGTACGGCTTCGACCTGATGAACTGGCCGGGTTACGAAACGCTTGCTGACCTGCGTGAGCTGATGATGGTCGGCTGGCTCGGCCACCAAGTCGCGACGAGTGAGCGGTCTGCCGCCGAATTCGCTCGGCGAGTGCACTCTCTCCGCACCGGGGAGGGCCGAGACGAGTGGGGCCCGTTCTGA